In Athene noctua chromosome 8, bAthNoc1.hap1.1, whole genome shotgun sequence, a genomic segment contains:
- the PROC gene encoding vitamin K-dependent protein C isoform X1, whose product MPQLSSALPFTPAFSSPGDSCCTMWKIVTIGVLLAACSSRVCSTSIFYSDKDANQVLKIQKRANSFLEELKPGSLERECNEEKCDFEEASEIFETRERTLDFWTKYVDGDQCDTQPCSNGICKDNIGEFSCICNKGWEGALCNYEVKYTNCSVNNGGCEHFCRDDPAKQYRSCSCASGYQLMSDHTMCKPVVEFPCGRVKMDYIEPKAGFNIRLIEGKAGRRGDSPWQIMLQNIKGRFLCGGVLIHPSWVLTAAHCTEAQEGIKVRLGKFHRFRTEPDEQTIWVDKCVSHKNYTKTTSDNDIAMLHLAEPVIYNKYALPICLPTRDLAEQELTRTGKQMVVTGWGSTTDVKQNFSTLLSYIQIPMVPRNECAQAMRSAISDNMLCAGSLGDRKDSCSGDSGGPMITKYKDTWFLVGLVSWGEGCGRKEKFGVYTKVSQYLEWIQHHIDEMSASRKG is encoded by the exons ATGCCACAGCTCAGCAGTGCGCTCCCCTTCAcacctgccttctcttctccaggtgaCTCCTGCTGCACTATGTGGAAGATCGTCACCATAggggtgctgctggctgcctgctctTCACGAGTCTGCAGTACCTCAA TATTTTACAGTGATAAAGATGCAAACCAAGTCCTGAAAATTCAGAAGCGAGCAAACTCTTTTCTGGAGGAGCTCAAACCGGGCTCTCTGGAGCGTGAGTGCAATGAAGAGAAGTGTGACTTTGAGGAGGCCAGTGAGATATTTGAAACCAGGGAAAGAACA CTAGATTTTTGGACCAAGTATGTAG ATGGAGATCAGTGTGACACACAGCCTTGTTCCAATGGGATCTGCAAGGACAATATTGGAGAATTTTCCTGCATCTGTAACAAAGGCTGGGAGGGGGCGTTGTGCAATTATG AGGTCAAATACACCAACTGTTCTGTCAATAATGGTGGATGTGAACATTTCTGTAGGGATGACCCTGCCAAGCAGTACCGCTCTTGCAGCTGTGCCTCTGGGTATCAGCTGATGAGTGACCATACCATGTGCAAGCCTGTAG TGGAGTTCCCCTGCGGAAGAGTGAAAATGGACTACATTGAACCCAAAGCAGGATTCAATATTCGGCTCAttgaaggaaaagcaggaagaagGGGAGACAGCCCTTGGCAG attatGCTGCAAAATATCAAAGGGAGATTTCTGTGTGGGGGTGTTCTCATCCATCCATCTTGGGTCCTAACGGCAGCACACTGCACTGAGGCACAAGAGGGGATCAAAGTAAGACTcg GTAAATTCCACCGTTTCCGTACTGAGCCAGACGAGCAAACCATTTGGGTTGATAAATGTGTGAGCCACAAAAATTACACCAAGACGACCTCCGACAATGACATAGCCATGCTGCACTTGGCTGAGCCCGTGATATATAACAAATACGCGCTCCCCATCTGTCTTCCCACTCGCGACCTGGCAGAACAGGAGCTGACAAGAACTGGGAAGCAGATGGTGGTAACTGGCTGGGGCAGCACAACTGATGTTAAACAGAATTTCTCTACTCTCCTCAGTTATATTCAAATCCCCATGGTTCCGCGGAACGAGTGTGCTCAGGCAATGAGATCTGCTATCTCTGACAACATGCTGTGTGCTGGCAGCTTAGGAGACAGAAAAGATTCCTGCAGTGGGGACAGTGGAGGCCCTATGATCACTAAATATAAGGATACTTGGTTTTTGGTAGGACTGGTGAGCTGGGGTGAAggctgtggaaggaaggagaaatttGGAGTCTACACCAAAGTTAGTCAGTATCTTGAGTGGATCCAGCACCACATAGATGAGATGTCAGCTTCTCGGAAGGGTTGA
- the PROC gene encoding vitamin K-dependent protein C isoform X3 yields the protein MPQLSSALPFTPAFSSPGDSCCTMWKIVTIGVLLAACSSRVCSTSIFYSDKDANQVLKIQKRANSFLEELKPGSLERECNEEKCDFEEASEIFETRERTLDFWTKYVDGDQCDTQPCSNGICKDNIGEFSCICNKGWEGALCNYVEFPCGRVKMDYIEPKAGFNIRLIEGKAGRRGDSPWQIMLQNIKGRFLCGGVLIHPSWVLTAAHCTEAQEGIKVRLGKFHRFRTEPDEQTIWVDKCVSHKNYTKTTSDNDIAMLHLAEPVIYNKYALPICLPTRDLAEQELTRTGKQMVVTGWGSTTDVKQNFSTLLSYIQIPMVPRNECAQAMRSAISDNMLCAGSLGDRKDSCSGDSGGPMITKYKDTWFLVGLVSWGEGCGRKEKFGVYTKVSQYLEWIQHHIDEMSASRKG from the exons ATGCCACAGCTCAGCAGTGCGCTCCCCTTCAcacctgccttctcttctccaggtgaCTCCTGCTGCACTATGTGGAAGATCGTCACCATAggggtgctgctggctgcctgctctTCACGAGTCTGCAGTACCTCAA TATTTTACAGTGATAAAGATGCAAACCAAGTCCTGAAAATTCAGAAGCGAGCAAACTCTTTTCTGGAGGAGCTCAAACCGGGCTCTCTGGAGCGTGAGTGCAATGAAGAGAAGTGTGACTTTGAGGAGGCCAGTGAGATATTTGAAACCAGGGAAAGAACA CTAGATTTTTGGACCAAGTATGTAG ATGGAGATCAGTGTGACACACAGCCTTGTTCCAATGGGATCTGCAAGGACAATATTGGAGAATTTTCCTGCATCTGTAACAAAGGCTGGGAGGGGGCGTTGTGCAATTATG TGGAGTTCCCCTGCGGAAGAGTGAAAATGGACTACATTGAACCCAAAGCAGGATTCAATATTCGGCTCAttgaaggaaaagcaggaagaagGGGAGACAGCCCTTGGCAG attatGCTGCAAAATATCAAAGGGAGATTTCTGTGTGGGGGTGTTCTCATCCATCCATCTTGGGTCCTAACGGCAGCACACTGCACTGAGGCACAAGAGGGGATCAAAGTAAGACTcg GTAAATTCCACCGTTTCCGTACTGAGCCAGACGAGCAAACCATTTGGGTTGATAAATGTGTGAGCCACAAAAATTACACCAAGACGACCTCCGACAATGACATAGCCATGCTGCACTTGGCTGAGCCCGTGATATATAACAAATACGCGCTCCCCATCTGTCTTCCCACTCGCGACCTGGCAGAACAGGAGCTGACAAGAACTGGGAAGCAGATGGTGGTAACTGGCTGGGGCAGCACAACTGATGTTAAACAGAATTTCTCTACTCTCCTCAGTTATATTCAAATCCCCATGGTTCCGCGGAACGAGTGTGCTCAGGCAATGAGATCTGCTATCTCTGACAACATGCTGTGTGCTGGCAGCTTAGGAGACAGAAAAGATTCCTGCAGTGGGGACAGTGGAGGCCCTATGATCACTAAATATAAGGATACTTGGTTTTTGGTAGGACTGGTGAGCTGGGGTGAAggctgtggaaggaaggagaaatttGGAGTCTACACCAAAGTTAGTCAGTATCTTGAGTGGATCCAGCACCACATAGATGAGATGTCAGCTTCTCGGAAGGGTTGA
- the PROC gene encoding vitamin K-dependent protein C isoform X4 has translation MPQLSSALPFTPAFSSPGDSCCTMWKIVTIGVLLAACSSRVCSTSIFYSDKDANQVLKIQKRANSFLEELKPGSLERECNEEKCDFEEASEIFETRERTLDFWTKYVDGDQCDTQPCSNGICKDNIGEFSCICNKGWEGALCNYEVKYTNCSVNNGGCEHFCRDDPAKQYRSCSCASGYQLMSDHTMCKPVVEFPCGRVKMDYIEPKAGFNIRLIEGKAGRRGDSPWQIMLQNIKGRFLCGGVLIHPSWVLTAAHCTEAQEGIKVNSTVSVLSQTSKPFGLINV, from the exons ATGCCACAGCTCAGCAGTGCGCTCCCCTTCAcacctgccttctcttctccaggtgaCTCCTGCTGCACTATGTGGAAGATCGTCACCATAggggtgctgctggctgcctgctctTCACGAGTCTGCAGTACCTCAA TATTTTACAGTGATAAAGATGCAAACCAAGTCCTGAAAATTCAGAAGCGAGCAAACTCTTTTCTGGAGGAGCTCAAACCGGGCTCTCTGGAGCGTGAGTGCAATGAAGAGAAGTGTGACTTTGAGGAGGCCAGTGAGATATTTGAAACCAGGGAAAGAACA CTAGATTTTTGGACCAAGTATGTAG ATGGAGATCAGTGTGACACACAGCCTTGTTCCAATGGGATCTGCAAGGACAATATTGGAGAATTTTCCTGCATCTGTAACAAAGGCTGGGAGGGGGCGTTGTGCAATTATG AGGTCAAATACACCAACTGTTCTGTCAATAATGGTGGATGTGAACATTTCTGTAGGGATGACCCTGCCAAGCAGTACCGCTCTTGCAGCTGTGCCTCTGGGTATCAGCTGATGAGTGACCATACCATGTGCAAGCCTGTAG TGGAGTTCCCCTGCGGAAGAGTGAAAATGGACTACATTGAACCCAAAGCAGGATTCAATATTCGGCTCAttgaaggaaaagcaggaagaagGGGAGACAGCCCTTGGCAG attatGCTGCAAAATATCAAAGGGAGATTTCTGTGTGGGGGTGTTCTCATCCATCCATCTTGGGTCCTAACGGCAGCACACTGCACTGAGGCACAAGAGGGGATCAAA GTAAATTCCACCGTTTCCGTACTGAGCCAGACGAGCAAACCATTTGGGTTGATAAATGTGTGA
- the PROC gene encoding vitamin K-dependent protein C isoform X2, which translates to MWKIVTIGVLLAACSSRVCSTSIFYSDKDANQVLKIQKRANSFLEELKPGSLERECNEEKCDFEEASEIFETRERTLDFWTKYVDGDQCDTQPCSNGICKDNIGEFSCICNKGWEGALCNYEVKYTNCSVNNGGCEHFCRDDPAKQYRSCSCASGYQLMSDHTMCKPVVEFPCGRVKMDYIEPKAGFNIRLIEGKAGRRGDSPWQIMLQNIKGRFLCGGVLIHPSWVLTAAHCTEAQEGIKVRLGKFHRFRTEPDEQTIWVDKCVSHKNYTKTTSDNDIAMLHLAEPVIYNKYALPICLPTRDLAEQELTRTGKQMVVTGWGSTTDVKQNFSTLLSYIQIPMVPRNECAQAMRSAISDNMLCAGSLGDRKDSCSGDSGGPMITKYKDTWFLVGLVSWGEGCGRKEKFGVYTKVSQYLEWIQHHIDEMSASRKG; encoded by the exons ATGTGGAAGATCGTCACCATAggggtgctgctggctgcctgctctTCACGAGTCTGCAGTACCTCAA TATTTTACAGTGATAAAGATGCAAACCAAGTCCTGAAAATTCAGAAGCGAGCAAACTCTTTTCTGGAGGAGCTCAAACCGGGCTCTCTGGAGCGTGAGTGCAATGAAGAGAAGTGTGACTTTGAGGAGGCCAGTGAGATATTTGAAACCAGGGAAAGAACA CTAGATTTTTGGACCAAGTATGTAG ATGGAGATCAGTGTGACACACAGCCTTGTTCCAATGGGATCTGCAAGGACAATATTGGAGAATTTTCCTGCATCTGTAACAAAGGCTGGGAGGGGGCGTTGTGCAATTATG AGGTCAAATACACCAACTGTTCTGTCAATAATGGTGGATGTGAACATTTCTGTAGGGATGACCCTGCCAAGCAGTACCGCTCTTGCAGCTGTGCCTCTGGGTATCAGCTGATGAGTGACCATACCATGTGCAAGCCTGTAG TGGAGTTCCCCTGCGGAAGAGTGAAAATGGACTACATTGAACCCAAAGCAGGATTCAATATTCGGCTCAttgaaggaaaagcaggaagaagGGGAGACAGCCCTTGGCAG attatGCTGCAAAATATCAAAGGGAGATTTCTGTGTGGGGGTGTTCTCATCCATCCATCTTGGGTCCTAACGGCAGCACACTGCACTGAGGCACAAGAGGGGATCAAAGTAAGACTcg GTAAATTCCACCGTTTCCGTACTGAGCCAGACGAGCAAACCATTTGGGTTGATAAATGTGTGAGCCACAAAAATTACACCAAGACGACCTCCGACAATGACATAGCCATGCTGCACTTGGCTGAGCCCGTGATATATAACAAATACGCGCTCCCCATCTGTCTTCCCACTCGCGACCTGGCAGAACAGGAGCTGACAAGAACTGGGAAGCAGATGGTGGTAACTGGCTGGGGCAGCACAACTGATGTTAAACAGAATTTCTCTACTCTCCTCAGTTATATTCAAATCCCCATGGTTCCGCGGAACGAGTGTGCTCAGGCAATGAGATCTGCTATCTCTGACAACATGCTGTGTGCTGGCAGCTTAGGAGACAGAAAAGATTCCTGCAGTGGGGACAGTGGAGGCCCTATGATCACTAAATATAAGGATACTTGGTTTTTGGTAGGACTGGTGAGCTGGGGTGAAggctgtggaaggaaggagaaatttGGAGTCTACACCAAAGTTAGTCAGTATCTTGAGTGGATCCAGCACCACATAGATGAGATGTCAGCTTCTCGGAAGGGTTGA
- the LOC141963230 gene encoding coagulation factor IX-like, with amino-acid sequence MLTQMESSSLLVMFLLLMCSINSSCPFSYSVFMRKDKAHEVLRVHKRANYFLEEIRPGNLERECNEEKCSFEEAKEIFHSQEKTMEFWFNYKNLNPCSTNPCNNGGVCKIRHYNYFCICPPKFGGDNCEKEKLECWYKNGGCWHYCRDSSSAFHVVCSCAKDYTLHQDGKRCVSAAPFPCGLTKARQALEQKTLPRGQHEHRDDLAKRNESTERPVRQMELELSATGGNETLKDAFGQSPRREAGAGRVEVAGGASSWDRTLAASLPQELPGDGAAGQEAGGGPQHEAGQGTTGPGQPGSHPAAWSKPRQSPAWQHESTAPAAREEDAVENAAGQNQSEESTGQNQPGASQTLHDGRNGSSAWGNASDTPQLVPLKVSSTLEHSDSRITGGTLCHRGHCPWQVLIRNSNDVGFCGGSLISSRWVVTAAHCLDLVRPHHVTVGDFDKYQREFKEQKIGVERTWTHPHYDSNIYNSDIALLYLSSAVVFNEYAAPVCLPSPSLAALLSAEGRAGTVSGWGATHTRGSTLRFLMKVQVPIVSTETCQRSTARLLTDNMFCAGYGTEAADACKGDSGGPFTVSYHNTWFLLGIVSWGEGCAEKGKYGVYTRVANYIPWIKEIVENVTDSEEFSISFS; translated from the exons ATGCTCACTCAAATGGAGAGCAGTTCCTTACTTGTGATGTTTCTCCTACTGATGTGCTCCATCAACAGCAGCTGCCCATTTTCATATTCAG TGTTTATGAGAAAAGACAAAGCACACGAGGTCCTGAGAGTCCATAAACGTGCTAACTATTTTCTAGAAGAGATTCGCCCAGGGAACTTGGAGAGAGAATGCAATGAGGAAAAGTGTTCATTTGAGGAGGCTAAGGAGATCTTCCATTCACAGGAGAAAACG ATGGAGTTTTGGTTCAATTACAAAA ATTTAAATCCATGTAGTACAAATCCCTGTAACAATGGCGGAGTCTGCAAAATAAGACACTACAATTACTTTTGCATCTGCCCCCCAAAATTTGGAGGAGACAACTGTGAAAAAG AGAAGCTTGAATGCTGGTATAAGAACGGTGGGTGCTGGCACTACTGCAGGGACAGCAGCAGCGCCTTTCACGTGGTGTGTTCCTGCGCAAAGGATTACACCCTGCACCAGGACGGGAAGAGATGTGTGTCCGCAG cacCGTTTCCATGTGGCCTGACTAAAGCcaggcaggctctggagcagaaaACGCTCCCGAGGGGACAGCATGAGCACAGGGATGACTTGGCCAAGCGAAATGAGAGCACGGAGAGACCAGTGAGGCAAATGGAGCTGGAACTAAGTGCTACTGGGGGAAATGAGACCTTAAAGGATGCCTTTGGGCAGAGCCCACGCAGGGAGGCTGGTGCTGGGCGAGTGGAGGTGGCGGGTGGTGCCTCCAGCTGGGACAGGACACTGGcggcctctctgccccaggagctgccgggggatggtgctgctgggcaggaggcaggTGGTGGCCCCCAGCACGAGGCAGGGCAGGGGACCACCGGGCCGGGCCAGCCCGGGAGCCACCCGGCTGCGTGGAGCAAGCCGAGGCAGAGCCCTGCGTGGCAGCATGAGAGCACGGCGcctgctgccagggaggaggaCGCGGTGGAAAATGCTGCTGGGCAGAACCAAAGCGAGGAGAGCACTGGGCAGAACCAACCTGGGGCCAGTCAGACCCTGCACGATGGGCGTAATGGCAGCAGCGCCTGGGGAAATGCTTCAGACACGCCTCAGCTGGTCCCACTAAAGGTCAGCTCCACTTTAGAGCACAGTGACTCCAGGATAACCGGAGGAACTCTGTGTCACCGTGGACATTGCCCCTGGCAG GTTTTGATCCGGAACAGTAATGATGTTGGCTTTTGTGGAGGGAGTTTAATCAGCAGTCGCTGGGTGGTCACCGCTGCCCACTGCCTCGACCTCGTCCGGCCGCACCACGTGACCGTCG GAGACTTTGACAAATACCAGAGAGAATTCAAAGAACAGAAGATCGGTGTGGAACGAACCTGGACACATCCCCATTATGATTCAAATATCTACAACAGTGACATCGCCCTGTTGTACCTGAGCAGCGCTGTTGTTTTTAACGAGTACGCCGCTCCCGtctgcctgcccagccccagcctggcggCCCTGCTCTCTGCCGAGGGGCGGGCGGGCACGGTGAGCGGCTGGGGAGCCACGCACACCCGGGGCTCCACACTGCGCTTCCTCATGAAGGTCCAGGTGCCCATCGTGAGCACGGAGACCTGCCAGCGCTCCACAGCCAGGCTCCTCACCGACAACATGTTCTGTGCGGGCTACGGCACCGAGGCTGCCGACGCCTGCAAAGGGGACAGCGGGGGGCCCTTCACAGTGTCCTACCACAACACTTGGTTTCTCCTGGGGATTGTGAGCTGGGGCGAGGGCTGCGCTGAGAAAGGGAAATACGGCGTATATACAAGAGTAGCCAACTACATCCCCTGGATTAAAGAAATCGTTGAAAACGTAACAGATTCAGAAGAGTTCTCCATTAGCTTCTCTTAA